CACTTAAATCTTAACTTTTTTaatttctccctttttctttttacctTCAAGGATAGATGACAGTTAAGGTGACAACTACCCAAAAATTTCCAAGTCAATAATAAATTAGGTATCAGGAAGGGGAAATATGAAAAGTGAATTATTGGTAAGGACTACGAGCCAGTTTAGCATTggttttcaaaagtacttttgggctaaaaaacactttagaataaaaactaaattttctgCTTATACTTTTGGCAAAAAAAAGTGTTTTTGGAAAGCATTTTTTGTcctaaaagcacttttgaaaagctCAAAAGCATATTATTTAGCAATGTTTTTtatctcaaaagtatttttttgtCCCAAAAGTGCTTCTAAGAAGTAATGCTAAACTGGGCCTACATCTATTCACGAGTCGGGTTATTCATCCAAGTCCAAAAGTCTGTCTAAAATTTGGGTgaacttggataaaaaaaatataagactCAGAAAATgggatttaataaaaaaaattaggcctATTTAAAATATAGACAGGCTTGGGATCGAACATTGAAGGCCCAACCCAATCATTTTCTATGTTAAATATAttgcatatgtttttttttatatattgtgtaatttataacacaaaattttaatctacaatataatactataatgtaaatatttaaaaaaattaacatgcctatatatattaataaatgaaaaaatatataaaattagtaaatattaaattaaagataatataaatatttttaaaattaaaaaaataatatgcgTGAAACTAAAACGGGTTTGGGTTAGCCATTTACAAATATAGataggcttgggcaaaattttaggtcaTATCTGGGCCAAACTAAACTTGGACAAGTATAAAGTGTGTTAATATAATGTTTAAGCTTAGCCTAAACCCAACCCAGCCCATAAACACCTCTAGTgaagattaaattgtaattttttaacagTATGATagctcgttttcagtgaaattagaatagtggtttcaggaccacaaatataaggtcaaaaaaattattttaatattattttatgatctaaaACATGATAGTATTATCGTATAAAATTTTCAttgagaaattttaccgtttgtatgtTCAATttgacaaaaaggactaaatcgcgtaaggtgcgaaagttgtgttctattagctaaaggtattaaatagctatagaactttaaagtggaggtccttatatggtaattagaccattaaaggtgatagtggatgtgcatggcttggcaattttgttatttttaaagttaggtaagggtaatttggtaattaggtaaataaatgataaaaataaataaaacaaagccaaagctatcatctttttcttatttcCTTCGCCCAAAAAAATTGAAGGCTTAGAAAGCCATTGGAGACCTTCAACATTTGGCCATCTCTCTCTTGTGCATGTAGGTgcgtttttgtctcgtttttaatgatttttatattttcgggatcattatagcttaacctagctagcctGAAGACTAATTTTCAAAATGATTGaatgtctagggttttaccatgagtgcATTTTAGTTGTTTGTGaagtttgatggaagaaaatgaattcttgttgttagataaacaacttttgttaagtgatttttgataaatttgtcaattagggattaaattgaaaattgtgaaatattcatggtaaaagtgtgaaattgtgaaatgtatTAGCTGCTATAAGCATGTACAAAATTCGACTTGGCTTGGGTAAGCaggaaattgcatgaattttatttttcgagcctagggactaaactgtaatgaaatcaaaagtataagggcaaaatggtaatttttccaaaacatgatttttggattaaattggatAGAATGAGgtttgaattagttaaatttgattatatagatcaagaaaagcaacgtacGGATTTAGAACGGGGAAAACATAAAGTGTTGGACTAATCTGTCGTTTTTCTCCATAcgagtttgaggtaagttcgtatgttcaataagcattaaattatatttaatttaaatgttgTATTATTATATTCTTGATAATACGACTCCACGAAAATATCCAACAAAGTTTCGGCGACTTTCgggtcccatttgaaccttatgaatatataggatacaaatgacatgtcattaggggttaccgtgttttgggtgctggtctcgtacgtcctaccggtaGTTGGgttttcggcatgtgttgcggttacttgacaacttgtgtgagcagcaccgtgtagctacgtcttgactgacagcttgtatgagcagaccCAGTCATGGCTTAAGAGAGAgcattgatatgagatatgagatatgagatagtagAGGTTTTGATTACATgttggcacatagtgtgcgagattcccatgtatccgatattattctagtggttcaacgggtatgagaaaaaggaaagatcAGCAATTGATTCAATTAGAATTGCTATGAAAGCATGGAAAGGTATGAGTTATTGGATGATTGAAATATGCTTAGCCACATGCTTCAAAATGTGAAGGCACTTATGTAGTGTGTACTTATGCTATgatgttttgagatgatttgCTAGTTTATGTGATAATTAAAATTGAGAGGCTAATGTTGTTTAGACTAAGGTCAAGACATGTTGGATTGACTTAAATGGATTATGCTTACAAATTGAAGTGGTaagatttatttttgaattatgaaCTTGTtgagcttaaatgcttactctgtgttatttttcgtgttttatagttgTTCAGAAGCTCGATAAAATTGGAAGTTGtaggagattgcatcacactatcaatcgcttattttggtacttttggttatatattttggttttaatggcatgtataggtcattttggctaATGGTAGCCTATATGTTTTGCTGTGTTTTAGCTATTTGAATTGGCCTGTTTTGTGgatatattttttgttatgtaaatatgtaaatgGTCTTATTATATGTGGTGTATGGTTGCCATGTGAATGTCTAGTTTGTGAATTGATATTTTGGGTACTAAATAATTGAGCTTGATAAGTGGTATACATGTTAAGCTTTAGTACACATATGCATATAGGTGTTTGACCTGTTAGGTAGGTTTTGGAGACATAATTGGCACGTTTTTAAATGGACAATTGAGGTGCCTATGTACATTATGGTTGTATGTGATATTATTGCatgttttaaacttgattttggttggttttgaatgtcTATTTATGTCATGGTCTTGTGCAAATGGTTATGTTTAGGTTGGTacaattttgggtgagaaatatggcttggaaagtgacctattttgtccacacgggcagagacacgggcatgtgtctcagccatgtatgacacacggccaggtgacatggccgtgtgtcccctgtaacttTTAAAAACACAAGTTAGTagcctcacacggcctagcacatgggcgtgtggcttggccatgtgacacaagtcagtatacccatcatttttcacacggcctagcacacgggcgtgtagcttaGCCGTATGTCACAAGTCAGTATGCCCTTCATTTTTAACACAACCTGGtatacgggcatgtggcttggtcatgtgacccaagtcagtgagttatatGGATGCAgatacgggctaggacacggccatgtgtttccttttcaaatgcccacacggtctgaaacacgagcgtgtctcttgaccgtgtgagacacacgggtgtcccttgcacctttgaaaatttttattgtttttcgaaaaattatttaagtacccgatttagtcccaacttgtttttaatgtttgttttgggcctcgagggctcatattagggacGAGATGATTGCATTTAAAAGGTTTTGACTTGAATGTGATATGAAGTGAAATGTTTATTTGTTTGATCTGTAggtccagtaatgctccgtaatcctgttctggcatcggatacgggttaagggtgttacaagaaaAATGGTAGAgaagcaattaattattttatgtaaaaataacttttaGAATATATTGATATTTAGAACTAAAAAATTAAGGTatttaaagtgtaatttttccattaagtaagaaaacaaaatggaaattATACTATAAATACATGATATCAACATAAGTAATAATTATATTAGCACATACTGTATGTGTCAACAATTAAGTGATGGAAATCGGTGGAATgacaattaatataaatatagataaaGTTTAGTATCTTTTAAATAAGGTTATATTTATGGTGTGCTTCATTAAATTGACCTCATTTACAAATGTCATTCTTCATAAACCACTTATAACTATTAGTATATATTTTCCATGTTAGCCATGGATTTTGaaacaaaccaaaacaaaaaGCAAAGAATTGGCCAAACTATTAGCTCTAATAAAACATCATACTTCCTAGTTCAGCCAATTCCCCCAAGTCTGTGTCAAATCATCCAAATCTTGCTTTCATTGGGTTTTTAGTTTAATGAATAGCAGATTAAAGCCGAGGCCCATCTATGCAGCGTCACGGCCGAGTTGGTGAGCAAAACAAACTCAATCATCTTTGTCATCGCCCTCGTCATAATTGAACGGCAACGGTACGGACTTGAATGCTCGGTACTTCCCAACATTGTTCAAATGCTCATTTTCCAACCTGATGCAGTCGAATTCGTATCAAGGAAGCGTCATAAAAGATTAATTGAACTACTTTTAAATGGATATTTATGGCTCAGATTTTGATTTTGGCCTATTTACTATGCaataatttaaatttcaagttgacataatttgatctttctcggtaaaagtattatgaaagTCTCCGTACTAAGAATTAGATTGCACTTTGCCTCCTCAACACAAAAATTGAGCAAATTAGtccattatattatattaaatagcaaattagtcatttctattaaaaatttcatccatttgtactgttaaaaactaatGTGGTTGACGGAATAATAAGACAATGACATGCAACGTGCCACATGCCACATGTACCTCATGCTGATATACAAAGACTAATTTTTAATAgcagaaatggatgaaatttttaacagaatgaccaatttgctcttcAAACCAATGTATATGGATTAATTTGCTTATTTCTTTTGGTAAAGggataaaatgcaatctaactcatAATACaggggcctccatgatacttttaccgatCTCTCTCCTTTTAACTGAAATTGATAATtgtgtttataattatattatttattatgagAGTTGGAGGGTCAAATTATGCTAAATTATAGGGACTGAACTCTTAATTTTAGCATAGTAGAGGTACTCAATCATAATACGAGCATTACATAGTGTGGATTACCTGAAGAAATTCCATACGCCACGACGAATGATCTCAAGACTGGCGACAAGAGTAGCCAGCGTTTCTCGATGCAAATCAAACTTGAAATTCAACACAGTTTGGAGCCACGCAAATCTCAGCACCACATTCAAACCCTGAAATTCAAGTAATTTGTTAAGAGCTGATTAGCTATTCGTGGTGGGATGATGACCATATCCTATGTTACTCAGACAAACTAATGTATGTTAACTCGGATAAACTCACCATGGCtccaaaatatatatacttgTGAGGAACAAGGAGTTTGTCTCTCAACCAAGGGTTCTTGGATTGTCGGTTTAGTAGCCCCCAGTCATACACGAAGTCCCAGTACGTACAAAATATTGCTGCAATGGCCGACACTATCCCAACTATTACTCTCCATCCAATCCCCGTGTTAACGTAGTAAGCCGTTCTCAGGCAAACGGCTACGATGGTGAGGAAATATTTGAGTCCGTTGTATCCTTGGACCGGATCTCTCTCCTCGAACAGGCGGCGTAGGCACTGGAGGAGGCGAGCCATGTAGGGAAGCACCGCCACGATGAAGTAGAAAGTCGCAAACACATTACTGTCTCTGCACTTGTTTTCCCTGTGTTTAAAATCTCCCCATCCGTAGTAGCAAACATAGAACTCCAAGCTCCTAATGGCTTGTACCTGGCTAGTTAATTGATCAGCTAAGAAGAAATCAGGCAGTGTGACCTTGTATAGTGGAGCGCAGATACTGTGAAACAAGCATGTAAGGAAGAAGAAACGATTCGTTCGATACAAGATTTTGAATGGCAGGAACAGGATGATAAGTACAACCTGCAAGAACATACGGTGTTGCTTGATGATCAATGGGACCAAAATGTTGAgtgtatatatattgattatcgagtgattttttttttttaattaccagGACCAAGAGTAGGGGAAGAAGCTCGGTGAAAGCTTTATAGTCTTTTGTTTTGGGATCCATCTCCATGTCAAGGTTGCAGAGCACAGCAGCTAATGCTAATGTTCCAAGGCCGAAGCTCAGAAGAAGAACTTCTCGGTAGCCTAATTCGGTTCCGGGCTTGAAACCGAATATGAAGGCGTAATTCACTCGGTACTTTCTCCAGTAGAAAATGTCGATTGCATACATCAGCATGTGTAGAACAATGAATCCGAACAAACTGTAACCCGGATAATTACAACTTGTTAATTTCTTCAAGTAATTGTTtttaacatgcatgtattttggtaAGAAGAAAGAGTTGGAAGTACCTATAAAGGGGAAACATGGTTTCCATATATATAGTCCTCCCTCTACTATCCATGATTCTACGGAGCCGAATGATCATTATAAGGGCTAGAAGAAGGGAGGCCATGCAACCAGCCAGAAAACCTGAATTTTTTTAGAAAGACGTAATCAGGGAATATATTAACAAAGGATTCTCTCAATGTcctgtaaatttttttaaaatgcatCCAGTTGAGTgtgtaaaattatatattagtagTACACTAAAATTTCTTTCCAAAAAAGTTTTATTTAGGATTTGGCTCTTGAACTTTACTTGTTTTCCAAATTGATATTTAAActcttttttgttcattttggtacttagattattgtttggttttttttttttttgcctctaAAGCTAATGGTGTTTGAAAAACCTTCAACCAATCAAAACGTATATGTATCAACCACTCATCGTTGATCTGCTTTGAtcagataaaaaattataaaataaaataaaatttattacaaaAATCGTGAAAATTAAGAAAGACTTGAAAGATtcttaaaattgtaaaattatttaaaatgttgggaaaatccatttttttataatttctaataatttttcataattttaaaatatttttacagtTTTAAATAATTCGtacatgttttataatttttcagtCAACGCAGGTCAATGTTGACATCGTCAGTCAACAGTTGATAACAGAGAAAATTTAGGtaataaaataggggaaaaaattaaatactaaaatggaAAAAGGTGTATAGTTTAGAGCGGAAATCGTgtgtgaagaaaaaagaaaatcatagTTTACAACATCAATTttcaaccccttttttttataaaaaataaaaaatatttatgaaaatgagttATTCACTTAATTTTTCAGTCAATTACTAGTTAATAATGAcggtttttaaataaaatttattggtATCCCCATTATCTCATGTGATAccagtgtattttttttaaaaatatatgtcaAAGACTTGCTAAGATCTATTAGTGACaagtttctttttttaatttagctgTTTGTTTTCGTAGTAGACTTTTTTTTagttcaaattaacaaaaaaattttgtaaataattttcTCCCAtcccatttttataattaattaactttttatattatctttataAAAAAAGCCACTTTCAACAACAGAAATCTTACCAGTTGAAAAAGTTACCCTATGCCTTTCTCTTTTGGCTTTGGGTCTTAAGATATTCATCCCTTTAGTACGATTGGCATTGGAAAAATGCTTGATGAATGTGGCTTCAACTCTCTCCAGCAGCTTTGTAACATCATCAGAGCTACCAAGGTTGGAGTTATCCACCATTTTCATGTAAGATCTCGATGCACTTCTCGATGTGATCTTATCATACTTCTTCATGATTTTGGAGAATGCCAAGGTATTCAAAAAGCTGTTGAGTTCCAGGAAAAACAAAAACTGAGTAATAAGACCAAACGATGAAATAAACTAAGCCTGGCCAGTTATGTACCTGTAACTTTTAAGCAGGCGAAGCTTTTGGTAAAATTCAACGAAAGCCCGCTTGAGTTGATCTTCAACTTTTCTTAGATTTTCCCTACTGAAACTCATCTCCGCCTGTTTTGGAACCTGCAGAAGACCTTTAATGGTGGACCGAGGAGTTTCGAGAGTGTTGTTCATCTTCACCCGGTCTAGTACTTCTAGTGGTGCAGGCTTCACCCCCTTGATTTTGGGTTTCGGCGGTTTCGGCTCCTGAACTGGAGTTTCCATCTCTTTCTCATCATctttatcatcatcatcagttTGTCCATGGGTGCTTTCTTCAATGGCTTCCAAGTGAGCAGCTCTTTCTGCACATCAAACAGGTTGaagttgaattaattatttttatgataactcttgatataaatataattgtaaGTTGTAGCTTACTGCTCTTTGATCTACCCGCAGATGGAGTAGTAGGAACCGACAGTGATGCAGTGGAAACAGCAATGTCGGAAGCAAGACGAGTCATCTCGACGGACCTATCGAAATTCACCGGGGGATTCTCAACTTTGATCCTAAAAGCAATCAAAGCATCCATTTGTTTGTTCAAAACATTTGCTTCTTTCATCACTTCCTCCACCTTATCCTTATAAAATTTGTTCACTTTGTTCAGCTCATCATCAAGCCTTCTAAAGTAAACCAGCTCATACTCTCCCCCTCATCCGACGACATAAGGAACGTGGTTTCGTAACTTTCAGAACCGTTCCGTTGGACGGAGTTTACCAGAATGGGTTGGCTTTCGATATCGGGTGATGCAGAAGAAGGGCTGGTGGGGTTGTGGTGGTTCTTCTGCGTTAGCCCACTGAAAGCTCTATAAAGTGTAAGTTTTCGTTTTAAGCCAGTAGACGGTGGCTTCGTCCTATGCTTGAaactttggattttttttaaaagggtctTCAAGTATTCGTAATCCATGTACGCATCTTGCCATTCCGGCACCATCTGCGACGCGAATTCCTTCCCGAACTTCATCTTCGCCTTGTCAATACAGATAAAACACTGTAATGCTAACAGCTTTTGTAAGCCTCTTAGAAACCCGCAGAGCAAGTTGAGTTAAGAATTAAAGGGCCAAGTTGATGAGAGAAGCAGCGTTCATTAGGTGTAAAGCTTAAATAATATGGTATTTGTGGGAAGGGAAACGAAAGGGACGGGTCGAAAATATCCAATATATTGGAGGAAAAGGTGTGAATACCTTTTCGCCATGCATGTTTTCGAGTGGAAGCGTGAGCCATAGTGATACTTATAAAAGCAACAAAGCTGTCGACGATGCGGCAGTTGAAATAAAAACACCACTTGCAAGAAGCCACACCAAGCATTGGTCATTGACACCTtccttgtttaattttctttaacaTTAGTTTTAATGTAAAGAAGTTTGGCGGTGAATATGTCGAGGAAGTAGGTGTGCGATCCTTGTCGCCTGGGGAGACAATGCTAAGACATTCATCAAATTTATCTCTACATTTCGTTTTATTGGAATTCTATGTCGTGTAAACAGGTGTTTAAAAAAATGGTGGAATTTGTTTATGGAAGGTTGAACTGGTCTTACTTGTCGTTTTGGGAATTTCCTTTTTGCAACCCTGTTGAGAATTTAATTCTCGTCAACAAGAAAAACTAATGTAATTTGGTATAGTATATATTATAAGATAGATAAGGTCGGCTGGCAATCTCTTGGCCAATGCTCATTCAATTTCTATTTCATATTCCAACAAAGTATAGCCATATTTACCAAAGGAACACAAATATTGCAATCGTTCATTTCACAATTGTTTGGTTTAAGCTCCTAAACAAGAGGAAGACTTTTTTCACAAATATTTTCTCTCATTACCATATGAATGAACTGGTAAAAGTCGCATAATCTAAATCAGTACTTATGACGAATGTTAGCTAAATAAGGTGAGTATGATTTTTGTTCGTATATCCAACTTTCATTTCGTGTTCAATAAGAAGACTTCTCAGCAACCGCAGGGTTGTGCCTATTAATTGTTCGTAACTGtctttatttttatgtaaattttaatatattaatattatcttttttttcctatcatattttaattagGGCGGATGATAGGCGTCGAGTctccctaaaatgaaaatttttttatttttataaaattttaaattaataatggtaaagtTTCACTTACACCTTTCAAACACGATACAATTTTGATTTAATcgtctaaaaattataaaaatataaactattaaaatgatcatacaaatatataatttaatttcgagtctcaaaaataaattttgacttcACTTCCACCCCTTAAATTATATTTCTGAATCCACTACTATTTTTCAAAATGGTATGGTGGTGTCATTTTTGGTTCATTAATGTTGGTTGAAGATCATATCAACATGTCTTCGGTTCTTTCTTCCTGCTTTTCCAATGAAACAATGActtacgtactaaaaattttcgtaaattttatatttatattaaatttttaacaatctccataaaaaattagtaaaatatctttctagttatattattatataaatcatattaataccattttcaaaaaattaataaaatcaataaaaacatttaaaccaatcacacattaaattttaaacattaaacTTTATCATCTtacataaacttttaataaatatatttattccatacttttactttttttagtCAAGAAAATGATTAGAATTATGGTGATATAATTCTAGTCTTTTATCCACTAAATTCGATGGTGCTTTTATCATAATAAAAGCTTGTTTCAAGTAATTCTTGAATAGTCCTAGAGTTGATAGTAGTTAAGACCATTTCCCATCCATTACTTAAATATTAGAATATAATTATAGGAATGAAGACAGAAGTTTTGAGTTTTGAATATCCAAATTTGGGATCAACAAtaagtaagtatatgtgcaagtgTTTGAGATTTGTCATAAATATATCTTGATCTAATTAGTCTGAtcaatttattaataattgaatGCTTGTGATTACATAAAAAATGATGTTATACTTGAAAAAATCTGTATTTTGATAAGATATTTTGTTtaagaaaaatcataaaaacagtTTTCCTCATGGAAGAAAGAATATTTGGTTGAAAAGGCATTCTAAGTTGGCGTTCCAAGTAGGTGATGTGTCATAATTACATTATTGTTTATGCAATGTGCATTCAATGTGTTAGCTCTAACATTAATGACTTATTTTTTCCACCTGCAACTTGTCTGCAACAATTAATGTACctttatatttttaccataaatgtATTACTAttttacattataaaaataagttttaaaatattataaggtAATACATCATTTTTACTCCATTTTTATaatacatacatttttttttgaataaaattgtatatttttatgacagCAAAAgtaaaatttcaccattttaataatttatatctttataatttttaaagaattaaatcaatttttttgtcATTCTTAAAGGGGCCAAAATAGAATTTTactatatgttattttaaaatttttaaaattataaaatgattaaaaatgaaattttccattttaaggggaTCAGCCCCTGCCAATCCCCCCTTGGCTCCGCCCCTGCTAATATTGTTAATGGGGTATCATCTCCttacatttgtttttttaaaggtaaactattaaaatagtcactttcgTTTGCAtcaagttacattttaatcacttatgtttgaaattttacattttagtcacttacgttatcatgttgtaacattttagttactgaACCATTAATTGCCATTAACGGTGTAATAGTAAGTTGATATGGcatgttaaatcattatttcaaacgaaaattttaagttaaattctacaattagtctctatatttttttcattttgagcaatttaattttttttatgttattttaactttcctttttttttattctcttctgcttctccctctgaTTTCCTCCcttattcatttcttttaatgtagtttttctatatttttcatttgttaaaactagttcaCAAGCTCTCCtcactcaaaaaaattaatttgtttaaaaaagaaaagtatagggactagttttaacaaatgaaacacataaaaaaattacattaaaagaactggagaagggaggaaagtagaagaagaagtagaagagaatgaaaaataaaaataaaaagaaaatttaaaaaatataaaacaaaaaaattaaattgt
The genomic region above belongs to Gossypium hirsutum isolate 1008001.06 chromosome D05, Gossypium_hirsutum_v2.1, whole genome shotgun sequence and contains:
- the LOC107903938 gene encoding LOW QUALITY PROTEIN: phosphate transporter PHO1 homolog 3 (The sequence of the model RefSeq protein was modified relative to this genomic sequence to represent the inferred CDS: inserted 1 base in 1 codon), whose amino-acid sequence is MKFGKEFASQMVPEWQDAYMDYEYLKTLLKKIQSFKHRTKPPSTGLKRKLTLYRAFSGLTQKNHHNPTSPSSASPDIESQPILVNSVQRNGSESYETTFLMSSDEGXEYELVYFRRLDDELNKVNKFYKDKVEEVMKEANVLNKQMDALIAFRIKVENPPVNFDRSVEMTRLASDIAVSTASLSVPTTPSAGRSKSKRAAHLEAIEESTHGQTDDDDKDDEKEMETPVQEPKPPKPKIKGVKPAPLEVLDRVKMNNTLETPRSTIKGLLQVPKQAEMSFSRENLRKVEDQLKRAFVEFYQKLRLLKSYSFLNTLAFSKIMKKYDKITSRSASRSYMKMVDNSNLGSSDDVTKLLERVEATFIKHFSNANRTKGMNILRPKAKRERHRVTFSTGFLAGCMASLLLALIMIIRLRRIMDSRGRTIYMETMFPLYSLFGFIVLHMLMYAIDIFYWRKYRVNYAFIFGFKPGTELGYREVLLLSFGLGTLALAAVLCNLDMEMDPKTKDYKAFTELLPLLLVLVVLIILFLPFKILYRTNRFFFLTCLFHSICAPLYKVTLPDFFLADQLTSQVQAIRSLEFYVCYYGWGDFKHRENKCRDSNVFATFYFIVAVLPYMARLLQCLRRLFEERDPVQGYNGLKYFLTIVAVCLRTAYYVNTGIGWRVIVGIVSAIAAIFCTYWDFVYDWGLLNRQSKNPWLRDKLLVPHKYIYFGAMGLNVVLRFAWLQTVLNFKFDLHRETLATLVASLEIIRRGVWNFFRLENEHLNNVGKYRAFKSVPLPFNYDEGDDKDD